The Malus domestica chromosome 06, GDT2T_hap1 genome has a segment encoding these proteins:
- the LOC103437679 gene encoding MADS-box protein AGL24-like isoform X7, whose translation MLLRIWGFCLQPSDPYLFKEELENMMREKIKIRKIDYLPARQVTFSKRRSGDLKKAGEMLILCESEAVVIIFSQVGKLLDFSSSKYGFYGRRLESSNFYLHV comes from the exons ATGCTTCTTCGGATTTGGGGCTTTTGTTTGCAGCCTTCAGATCCCTATCTATTTAAG GAAGAATTGGAGAATATGATGAGGGAGAAGATTAAAATCAGGAAGATCGACTACTTGCCGGCAAGGCAGGTGACCTTCTCAAAGAGGAGAAGCGGCGATTTGAAGAAAGCTGGAGAGATGTTGATTCTGTGTGAATCTGAAGCTGTTGTTATCATCTTTTCTCAAGTTGGCAAGCTCCTTGATTTCTCAAGCTCCAA GTATGGATTTTATGGGAGGCGTCTAGAAAGTTCCAACTTTTATCTTCATGTTTAA
- the LOC103437679 gene encoding uncharacterized protein isoform X3, which translates to MFKSQKARDAKDRLETVASQAQKMNDIVTEQWIQIQRLEQAFHSTQDDAHIFCRESQVKDEVKGVLHFIQYTYNIFGFSFDLKLSTQTVVFLILRLLFPGCPVYSRKKLSS; encoded by the exons ATGTTTAAGAGTCAGAAAGCACGGGATGCTAAGGATCGACTTGAAACAGTTGCCTCGCAGGCTCAAAAG ATGAACGACATTGTTACTGAACAATGGATTCAAATTCAGCGACTTGAGCAGGCTTTTCATAGTACTCAA GATGATGCCCATATCTTTTGCAGGGAGTCCCAA GTGAAAGATGAAGTAAAGGGTGTCTTACATTTCATCCAGTATACTTATAATATTTTTGGCTTCTCTTTCGACCTGAAGCTATCAACA CAGACGGTGGTTTTTCTTATTTTGAGGCTTTTGTTTCCAGGCTGCCCTGTGTACTCAAG GAAGAAGTTATCAAGTTAA
- the LOC103437679 gene encoding uncharacterized protein isoform X4: MFKSQKARDAKDRLETVASQAQKMNDIVTEQWIQIQRLEQAFHSTQDDAHIFCRESQVKDEVKGVLHFIQYTYNIFGFSFDLKLSTTVVFLILRLLFPGCPVYSRKKLSS, encoded by the exons ATGTTTAAGAGTCAGAAAGCACGGGATGCTAAGGATCGACTTGAAACAGTTGCCTCGCAGGCTCAAAAG ATGAACGACATTGTTACTGAACAATGGATTCAAATTCAGCGACTTGAGCAGGCTTTTCATAGTACTCAA GATGATGCCCATATCTTTTGCAGGGAGTCCCAA GTGAAAGATGAAGTAAAGGGTGTCTTACATTTCATCCAGTATACTTATAATATTTTTGGCTTCTCTTTCGACCTGAAGCTATCAACA ACGGTGGTTTTTCTTATTTTGAGGCTTTTGTTTCCAGGCTGCCCTGTGTACTCAAG GAAGAAGTTATCAAGTTAA
- the LOC103437679 gene encoding uncharacterized protein isoform X2: MFKSQKARDAKDRLETVASQAQKMNDIVTEQWIQIQRLEQAFHSTQDDAHIFCRESQVKDEVKGVLHFIQYTYNIFGFSFDLKLSTTVVFLILRLLFPGCPVYSRTKRTVKCSNNGT, from the exons ATGTTTAAGAGTCAGAAAGCACGGGATGCTAAGGATCGACTTGAAACAGTTGCCTCGCAGGCTCAAAAG ATGAACGACATTGTTACTGAACAATGGATTCAAATTCAGCGACTTGAGCAGGCTTTTCATAGTACTCAA GATGATGCCCATATCTTTTGCAGGGAGTCCCAA GTGAAAGATGAAGTAAAGGGTGTCTTACATTTCATCCAGTATACTTATAATATTTTTGGCTTCTCTTTCGACCTGAAGCTATCAACA ACGGTGGTTTTTCTTATTTTGAGGCTTTTGTTTCCAGGCTGCCCTGTGTACTCAAG AACTAAAAGGACAGTAAAATGCTCCAATAATGGAACATAG
- the LOC103437679 gene encoding uncharacterized protein isoform X1 → MFKSQKARDAKDRLETVASQAQKMNDIVTEQWIQIQRLEQAFHSTQDDAHIFCRESQVKDEVKGVLHFIQYTYNIFGFSFDLKLSTQTVVFLILRLLFPGCPVYSRTKRTVKCSNNGT, encoded by the exons ATGTTTAAGAGTCAGAAAGCACGGGATGCTAAGGATCGACTTGAAACAGTTGCCTCGCAGGCTCAAAAG ATGAACGACATTGTTACTGAACAATGGATTCAAATTCAGCGACTTGAGCAGGCTTTTCATAGTACTCAA GATGATGCCCATATCTTTTGCAGGGAGTCCCAA GTGAAAGATGAAGTAAAGGGTGTCTTACATTTCATCCAGTATACTTATAATATTTTTGGCTTCTCTTTCGACCTGAAGCTATCAACA CAGACGGTGGTTTTTCTTATTTTGAGGCTTTTGTTTCCAGGCTGCCCTGTGTACTCAAG AACTAAAAGGACAGTAAAATGCTCCAATAATGGAACATAG
- the LOC103437679 gene encoding MADS-box protein AGL24-like isoform X9, with translation MLLRIWGFCLQPSDPYLFKEELENMMREKIKIRKIDYLPARQVTFSKRRSGDLKKAGEMLILCESEAVVIIFSQVGKLLDFSSSKYQPCMDFMGGV, from the exons ATGCTTCTTCGGATTTGGGGCTTTTGTTTGCAGCCTTCAGATCCCTATCTATTTAAG GAAGAATTGGAGAATATGATGAGGGAGAAGATTAAAATCAGGAAGATCGACTACTTGCCGGCAAGGCAGGTGACCTTCTCAAAGAGGAGAAGCGGCGATTTGAAGAAAGCTGGAGAGATGTTGATTCTGTGTGAATCTGAAGCTGTTGTTATCATCTTTTCTCAAGTTGGCAAGCTCCTTGATTTCTCAAGCTCCAAGTACCAACCCT GTATGGATTTTATGGGAGGCGTCTAG
- the LOC103437679 gene encoding uncharacterized protein isoform X6, whose product MFKSQKARDAKDRLETVASQAQKMNDIVTEQWIQIQRLEQAFHSTQDDAHIFCRESQVKDEVKGVLHFIQYTYNIFGFSFDLKLSTTVVFLILRLLFPGCPVYSR is encoded by the exons ATGTTTAAGAGTCAGAAAGCACGGGATGCTAAGGATCGACTTGAAACAGTTGCCTCGCAGGCTCAAAAG ATGAACGACATTGTTACTGAACAATGGATTCAAATTCAGCGACTTGAGCAGGCTTTTCATAGTACTCAA GATGATGCCCATATCTTTTGCAGGGAGTCCCAA GTGAAAGATGAAGTAAAGGGTGTCTTACATTTCATCCAGTATACTTATAATATTTTTGGCTTCTCTTTCGACCTGAAGCTATCAACA ACGGTGGTTTTTCTTATTTTGAGGCTTTTGTTTCCAGGCTGCCCTGTGTACTCAAG GTAA
- the LOC103437679 gene encoding uncharacterized protein isoform X8 produces MFKSQKARDAKDRLETVASQAQKMNDIVTEQWIQIQRLEQAFHSTQDDAHIFCRESQVKDEVKGVLHFIQYTYNIFGFSFDLKLSTIAGITKYCHWGD; encoded by the exons ATGTTTAAGAGTCAGAAAGCACGGGATGCTAAGGATCGACTTGAAACAGTTGCCTCGCAGGCTCAAAAG ATGAACGACATTGTTACTGAACAATGGATTCAAATTCAGCGACTTGAGCAGGCTTTTCATAGTACTCAA GATGATGCCCATATCTTTTGCAGGGAGTCCCAA GTGAAAGATGAAGTAAAGGGTGTCTTACATTTCATCCAGTATACTTATAATATTTTTGGCTTCTCTTTCGACCTGAAGCTATCAACA ATAGCAGGGATAACTAAGTATTGTCATTGGGGAGACTAA
- the LOC103437679 gene encoding uncharacterized protein isoform X5 produces the protein MFKSQKARDAKDRLETVASQAQKMNDIVTEQWIQIQRLEQAFHSTQDDAHIFCRESQVKDEVKGVLHFIQYTYNIFGFSFDLKLSTQTVVFLILRLLFPGCPVYSR, from the exons ATGTTTAAGAGTCAGAAAGCACGGGATGCTAAGGATCGACTTGAAACAGTTGCCTCGCAGGCTCAAAAG ATGAACGACATTGTTACTGAACAATGGATTCAAATTCAGCGACTTGAGCAGGCTTTTCATAGTACTCAA GATGATGCCCATATCTTTTGCAGGGAGTCCCAA GTGAAAGATGAAGTAAAGGGTGTCTTACATTTCATCCAGTATACTTATAATATTTTTGGCTTCTCTTTCGACCTGAAGCTATCAACA CAGACGGTGGTTTTTCTTATTTTGAGGCTTTTGTTTCCAGGCTGCCCTGTGTACTCAAG GTAA
- the LOC103437767 gene encoding protein EDS1L-like: MGSERLGEMLDIGEETIKKSCSLALEAHKFPGEPFLVENSAAGSSDVVISFPAGTWSVESLFSGESDFGEAKVDLELFPSLKSVGNYDPAKPEEIDFAIATINQAFVDKVKQILDNSQLKVKVQEAITAKKRIIFTGHSTGGAIAAFVTIWFLENCSKEISGSFFCVTFGSPLIGDHIISHALRRENWSEYFIHFVMRYDIVPRILLAPLSSIRQEFEKILPFFDPSSSEYMSQPIGSSQAALDLFTKVMSSASSVASSAASKLMGSPNLLLETVTKFINLSPYKPFGTYIFCTGNGKLVVLKNPEAVLQLLFFTCQLNNETERVTIACKCLNQHLGYYDELEGSLDMQSVTCDDNLEMLNLASDGIFDDLGLSARARQCVRAAGVFQKHKQENKVKFDLKKGKMEEEMKNLRAYQGSNEDNRGYYDAFKLQEVKRDFEANVSRLELAAIWDEITEMLKKYDLPDEFEAMSDWVKLGTEFRHLVEPLDIANFYRHGKGNETGVYMKRGRPKRYKYTQRWLEHEKKLPVGSRGESCFWAELEELHALSDNLQAVNKEKKRVLDLQEQVGKWIVDGVLSKDVLKSSTLQAWWSKLPVGLKTETISGLMNGAGNMQVG; this comes from the exons ATGGGAAGTGAAAGGCTTGGAGAGATGCTGGATATAGGGGAGGAGACTATCAAGAAAAGCTGCTCTCTTGCCTTGGAGGCACACAAATTCCCAGGTGAACCGTTTCTTGTGGAGAACTCTGCTGCAGGATCATCAGATGTTGTTATCAGCTTTCCTGCAGGAACTTGGTCTGTGGAGAGTTTGTTTTCTGGAGAAAGTGATTTTGGAGAAGCAAAAGTCGATCTCGAACTCTTTCCTTCCTTGAAAAGTGTTGGGAACTATGATCCAGCAAAGCCAGAAGAGATAGACTTTGCAATTGCAACTATCAACCAAGCATTCGTTGACAAAGTTAAACAAATATTGGACAATTCCCAGCTGAAAGTCAAG GTGCAAGAGGCTATCACTGCAAAGAAGAGAATAATATTTACTGGCCACTCTACCGGCGGTGCAATTGCTGCGTTTGTCACAATCTGGTTCTTAGAAAATTGCTCGAAAGAAATCAGTGGATCTTTCTTCTGTGTGACTTTCGGATCTCCCCTTATTGGTGACCACATTATTTCTCATGCTCTTAGGAGAGAAAATTGGTCTGAATACTTCATACATTTTGTCATGAGATATGACATTGTCcctcggattttgcttgctccTCTGTCATCCATTCGACAAGAATTCGAGAAAATCCTCCCCTTCTTCGATCCAAGTTCCTCTGAGTACATGAGTCAACCAATTGGATCATCCCAGGCGGCCTTGGATCTGTTTACAAAGGTGATGAGCAGTGCATCATCTGTTGCAAGCAGTGCCGCCTCTAAACTGATGGGGAGTCCAAATCTACTACTCGAAACTGTAACGAAGTTCATTAACCTAAGCCCTTACAAACCTTTTGGCACTTACATTTTCTGTACCGGGAATGGGAAACTGGTTGTCTTGAAAAACCCTGAAGCTGTGTTGCAACTCTTGTTCTTTACTTGTCAATTAAACAACGAAACTGAAAGGGTAACAATCGCCTGTAAATGCTTGAACCAGCACTTGGGATACTATGATGAACTTGAAGGTAGCTTGGACATGCAGAGTGTGACTTGTGACGATAACTTAGAAATGCTCAACTTAGCGTCAGATGGTATCTTTGATGACCTTGGCCTG AGTGCAAGAGCTAGACAATGTGTTCGCGCAGCAGGTGTATTCCAGAAGcacaaacaagaaaacaaggtcaaatttgatttaaaaaagggaaaaatggAGGAAGAAATGAAAAACCTAAGAGCCTACCAAGGCTCGAACGAGGACAATAGGGGATACTATGATGCGTTCAAGCTTCAAGAGGTGAAGAGAGATTTCGAAGCGAACGTGAGTAGGCTTGAACTTGCAGCCATATGGGATGAGATTACTGAAATGCTGAAAAAATATGATCTTCCTGATGAATTTGAGGCTATGTCAGACTGGGTAAAGCTTGGAACTGAATTTCGCCACCTTGTCGAGCCTCTTGACATTGCTAACTTCTACAGGCACGGAAAGGGAAATGAGACTGGAGTCTATATGAAGAGAGGCAGACCAAAGCGTTACAAATACACACAAAGATGGCTCGAGCACGAAAAAAAACTGCCAGTAGGTTCCCGGGGGGAATCCTGCTTTTGGGCAGAGTTGGAGGAGTTGCACGCACTTTCTGACAACCTCCAGGCAGtgaacaaggagaaaaagagagtCTTGGACCTTCAGGAACAAGTAGGGAAATGGATTGTGGATGGGGTTCTCAGCAAGGATGTCTTGAAGTCGTCCACCCTCCAGGCGTGGTGGAGCAAACTCCCCGTTGGCCTCAAAACGGAAACTATTTCAGGACTTATGAATGGTGCAGGAAATATGCAAGTGGGGTAG